Proteins co-encoded in one Ponticoccus alexandrii genomic window:
- a CDS encoding AAA family ATPase, translating to MQTQHPDNDWRRIVYDALVRFCADAHTPEEEIGTEGSEVGVSAPAASDTLDFRKLAGEELPLTQVAALCLVSRACVQTGNITDIWQQGATTILQTKLEAHRMSWSWKRLLPDGLEASWDFRSEPHPVFRMVRASNLDPRRASFEHGLVDAMTRNDDPIVFLTSSLDDLHPAVAMFDTNVVCIGGIDREVLPVLFALRYPELTDEQIEHLVFRVPDLSVVSLVDLDCVLLTFRQSDPNVVPMMIARYVEQSLDEEASTEPKLWRPSSVVPLNDLVGLGAAKVAAQDALAALRDWRAGLLPWNAVPRGLLIAGPAGTGKTELARSLAGEADVHLVTASYNQWQKSGSLSHFLGAMEKSFDEAKRKAPSILFIDEIDAFYTRTDLSGDGRNDSYDVKAIAALLEKLDGISDREGVIVVAACNHLKFVDPAIRRAGRFDVVVEIGLPTFEELAVIFGQHLGDRTSEIDLTVCAAAALGRTGADCAAAVRMAGATARRGNRAMTTNDVLAALEGNAPKMSDEEWLRLAVHECGHAIVATALNVGSVEYVRIGVSGGECKVAVTRVLQTENDLHTSRCVALAGREAERLVFGSIVVGSGGAVDSDIAKATRSASDQICSFGMGSLGPVWLAPEGTLSSVREAVSGHLPEVAELLHTAEYTARNVLIEHRGLLVEMAGYLAQSKVLRGDALDRYLAKVPIE from the coding sequence ATGCAGACTCAACACCCAGACAACGATTGGCGCCGCATCGTATATGACGCTCTAGTTCGCTTCTGTGCAGACGCACATACGCCTGAGGAGGAAATCGGCACCGAGGGCAGTGAGGTGGGCGTCTCCGCTCCGGCCGCGTCGGACACACTGGATTTTCGCAAACTTGCGGGGGAAGAACTACCTTTGACACAAGTCGCCGCACTCTGCCTTGTTTCAAGGGCGTGTGTTCAGACTGGGAACATCACCGACATCTGGCAGCAAGGCGCCACGACGATCTTGCAAACGAAGCTTGAAGCCCATCGCATGTCCTGGTCGTGGAAGCGCCTTCTGCCGGATGGCCTGGAGGCCAGCTGGGACTTCAGGAGTGAGCCGCACCCCGTATTCCGCATGGTACGAGCCTCAAATCTGGACCCGCGCCGCGCGTCGTTTGAGCATGGCCTCGTAGACGCGATGACACGCAATGACGACCCTATCGTCTTTCTGACATCGTCACTCGACGACCTGCATCCCGCAGTCGCAATGTTTGACACAAATGTTGTGTGTATCGGCGGGATTGATCGCGAGGTACTGCCAGTCCTGTTTGCGCTTCGGTACCCAGAGTTAACTGACGAGCAGATTGAACACTTGGTATTTCGAGTACCGGACCTGAGCGTCGTGTCATTGGTCGACTTAGACTGCGTGCTCCTTACGTTTCGCCAGAGCGATCCCAACGTCGTACCGATGATGATCGCTCGATACGTGGAGCAGAGCTTGGATGAAGAGGCTTCGACCGAACCAAAACTTTGGCGCCCCAGTTCTGTCGTGCCGCTGAATGACCTGGTTGGTCTCGGCGCCGCTAAGGTCGCAGCGCAAGACGCGCTGGCAGCGCTTCGCGATTGGCGGGCGGGACTGCTTCCTTGGAACGCCGTACCACGTGGCCTACTCATTGCCGGACCCGCAGGGACAGGCAAAACAGAGTTGGCGCGATCCCTCGCGGGAGAGGCGGACGTTCATTTGGTGACGGCCAGCTATAACCAGTGGCAGAAATCAGGAAGCCTCAGCCACTTTCTGGGTGCCATGGAGAAGAGTTTCGACGAGGCCAAGCGCAAAGCACCGTCCATTCTCTTCATCGATGAAATCGATGCGTTCTATACGCGAACGGATCTTAGTGGGGACGGACGCAATGACTCTTATGACGTCAAAGCCATCGCAGCATTGCTAGAGAAGCTTGACGGGATCTCCGACCGTGAAGGGGTGATCGTCGTCGCCGCCTGCAACCACTTGAAATTCGTTGACCCGGCGATCCGCCGGGCAGGTCGGTTTGATGTTGTCGTCGAGATCGGCCTTCCCACCTTCGAGGAGCTTGCGGTGATTTTTGGCCAGCATCTCGGAGACCGTACTTCGGAGATCGATCTGACCGTCTGCGCCGCGGCTGCTCTTGGGCGCACAGGGGCGGATTGTGCTGCCGCAGTTCGTATGGCTGGCGCAACTGCGCGGCGAGGAAACCGGGCGATGACAACTAATGATGTCCTGGCGGCACTTGAAGGTAATGCCCCTAAGATGTCGGATGAAGAATGGCTTCGGCTCGCAGTCCATGAGTGTGGGCACGCCATCGTCGCGACTGCGCTGAATGTAGGGTCGGTAGAGTATGTCCGCATTGGCGTTTCTGGTGGCGAGTGTAAGGTTGCCGTCACGAGAGTCCTGCAGACAGAGAACGATCTTCACACGTCGCGCTGCGTTGCATTGGCAGGGAGGGAGGCCGAGCGTCTGGTTTTTGGGTCCATTGTCGTCGGGTCAGGAGGGGCGGTCGACAGCGATATCGCGAAGGCAACTCGTTCGGCGTCTGACCAGATTTGCTCATTTGGAATGGGTAGTCTCGGACCAGTCTGGCTGGCACCTGAAGGCACTCTATCCTCGGTGCGCGAAGCTGTTTCCGGCCATTTACCGGAGGTCGCCGAGCTACTCCACACAGCAGAGTACACGGCCAGAAACGTCCTCATCGAACACCGGGGTTTATTGGTCGAGATGGCCGGCTACCTCGCTCAGTCGAAGGTGCTCCGCGGGGATGCCCTAGATCGGTACCTGGCAAAAGTTCCCATTGAGTAA
- a CDS encoding transposase: MLKGVFSQTTRDHWKLLSTGLPEGGIESLFATEIECVERMEALLWPEGRDCPRCRSKKFWLIKERNLYECANCSHQFSPWSSTPMAKRKVGLKSCMLGAEFLIVTMAAGRTEIQTIQKFAKVTGLSYRPARDLRSSMCEELSKLFGGFWGGMVCVNEMDITHYVEDRLDALRAHYGFDVD; the protein is encoded by the coding sequence ATGTTGAAAGGTGTCTTTTCGCAAACCACTCGCGACCACTGGAAACTGCTCAGCACGGGCCTCCCGGAGGGTGGAATCGAATCGTTGTTCGCCACGGAAATCGAATGCGTCGAGCGCATGGAGGCCCTCCTCTGGCCCGAAGGGCGGGACTGCCCGCGGTGTCGGAGTAAAAAATTTTGGCTGATCAAAGAGCGTAATTTGTACGAATGCGCCAATTGCAGCCATCAATTTTCGCCATGGTCATCAACGCCCATGGCGAAGCGAAAAGTGGGTCTGAAATCATGTATGCTGGGGGCGGAGTTCCTCATCGTGACCATGGCTGCAGGGCGCACGGAAATCCAAACGATACAGAAATTCGCGAAGGTGACGGGGCTCTCCTACCGTCCAGCACGTGATCTACGGTCCTCAATGTGTGAGGAGCTCTCTAAGCTGTTCGGTGGCTTCTGGGGGGGCATGGTTTGTGTGAATGAAATGGACATTACACACTATGTGGAAGATCGGCTGGACGCTCTCAGAGCACACTACGGGTTTGACGTAGACTAG
- a CDS encoding antibiotic biosynthesis monooxygenase family protein: MPQISAQSSHQTVLTTFETSPGNCQDLLEALQEAYSGFISQQPGFIAAGLHVNDAQTRIANYSQWERREDFLAMLRSDRMRETNRRLNTLCRSFEPVLYDVAATF, from the coding sequence ATGCCACAGATTTCAGCCCAGAGCAGCCACCAGACCGTCCTGACCACCTTCGAGACAAGCCCGGGCAATTGCCAGGACCTGCTGGAGGCCCTGCAAGAGGCCTATTCCGGCTTCATCTCGCAACAGCCCGGCTTTATCGCGGCGGGCCTGCATGTGAACGACGCCCAAACCCGGATCGCCAATTATTCCCAGTGGGAGCGGCGCGAGGATTTCCTTGCCATGCTGCGGTCCGACCGGATGCGAGAGACCAACCGGCGGCTCAATACCCTGTGCCGCAGCTTCGAGCCGGTGCTTTACGACGTGGCGGCGACCTTCTGA
- a CDS encoding winged helix-turn-helix transcriptional regulator, which produces MRYLIAETDWPLMSLAAEIAGTGTLLTRTDRIEDIPHFLGLGEADLLILGADQLGNHGLSLPILRRAAAGMPIVLIARKASAAQVALWLEAGADTVIATDRPLEEAVVTLEAVARRAHGLPLPQIDYGALRLDLNRRQAYVLNCPMKLSPKLYELLEYIALRPGRLVTRAALLSHIYGLEDEPDPRVFDVYICNLRACLAAVADCVDIETVRGAGFRLAVRRQDAVIAA; this is translated from the coding sequence ATGCGCTACCTGATCGCAGAAACCGACTGGCCCCTTATGAGCCTCGCCGCCGAGATTGCCGGCACCGGCACCCTGCTGACGCGGACCGACCGGATCGAGGACATCCCGCATTTCCTCGGCCTCGGAGAGGCCGACCTGCTGATCCTTGGCGCCGACCAGCTAGGAAACCACGGTCTTTCGCTGCCGATCCTGCGACGCGCGGCGGCCGGCATGCCCATCGTCCTGATCGCGCGCAAAGCCTCTGCCGCGCAGGTCGCCCTGTGGCTGGAGGCCGGGGCCGACACGGTCATCGCCACCGACCGTCCCCTCGAAGAGGCCGTGGTCACTCTCGAAGCGGTGGCGCGGCGCGCCCATGGCCTGCCGCTGCCGCAGATCGACTACGGTGCCCTGCGGCTCGACCTGAACCGCCGTCAGGCCTATGTGCTGAACTGCCCGATGAAGCTGAGCCCGAAGCTCTACGAACTGCTGGAATACATCGCCCTGCGCCCGGGCAGGCTTGTGACCCGCGCCGCGCTGCTGAGCCACATCTACGGACTGGAGGATGAGCCCGATCCGCGGGTCTTCGATGTCTATATCTGCAACCTGCGCGCCTGTCTGGCCGCCGTGGCCGACTGCGTGGACATCGAAACTGTGCGCGGCGCCGGGTTCCGCCTTGCCGTCCGCCGTCAGGACGCTGTCATCGCGGCCTGA
- a CDS encoding ATP-binding protein, whose amino-acid sequence MSFIDGCAVKMLTPLLAARFPFGRADQLRDVMKWCASDYFIKASIGERFEARGLVVIGESRQGKSTEIQSMLKAFNDGTTIMPDGRPAVIVSCLLSGKVTWKDLGIVILEELGYPLTGPQYRGRHSQAEIWSKVRNCAELQGVVGIHFDECQHVFTEKDSVTNQKMLDSFKSLLKDQHWPLMLIFSGIPSLSTHIKKEEQLDRLLRTVSFEGIDLTREADMEELLQVIFSYADKAGLDVDSFATDEFPHRLAFAACQRWGLVIELLIEAFGHAAHEPDKVCRIDHFSAAFSKISGLPLGYSPFTMPDYQRHFDQSKLMEAYEKTRSKKKSRAKSP is encoded by the coding sequence ATGAGTTTCATCGATGGATGCGCTGTGAAGATGCTGACACCACTGCTGGCAGCCCGGTTCCCGTTTGGTCGCGCAGACCAACTGAGAGACGTGATGAAGTGGTGTGCGAGCGACTATTTCATCAAGGCATCCATCGGAGAGCGCTTCGAGGCGCGGGGCCTCGTTGTCATCGGGGAGTCGCGCCAAGGCAAATCCACCGAGATTCAATCTATGCTTAAGGCGTTCAATGATGGCACGACGATCATGCCGGATGGGCGCCCAGCAGTCATCGTTTCGTGTCTGCTATCCGGGAAGGTCACCTGGAAGGACCTCGGGATCGTAATTCTTGAGGAGCTGGGGTACCCTCTCACGGGCCCCCAGTACAGGGGCCGCCATTCGCAAGCCGAGATTTGGTCAAAGGTCCGCAACTGTGCGGAGCTCCAAGGTGTTGTTGGCATTCACTTCGACGAATGTCAGCACGTTTTCACCGAGAAAGATTCCGTCACCAATCAAAAGATGCTGGACAGCTTCAAGTCACTCCTCAAGGATCAGCATTGGCCGTTGATGTTGATCTTCTCCGGCATCCCCAGCCTTTCCACCCACATCAAGAAGGAGGAGCAACTCGACAGGTTGCTTCGGACCGTGTCGTTCGAAGGGATCGACCTGACCCGAGAGGCAGACATGGAGGAGTTGCTGCAAGTCATCTTCAGCTACGCAGACAAGGCCGGTCTCGACGTCGATAGCTTCGCGACCGATGAGTTCCCTCATCGCCTCGCTTTTGCAGCGTGCCAGCGTTGGGGCCTGGTGATTGAGCTACTGATCGAGGCCTTCGGTCATGCTGCACATGAACCCGACAAAGTTTGCAGGATCGACCACTTCTCCGCTGCATTCTCGAAAATTTCCGGACTGCCTCTTGGATACTCGCCCTTCACGATGCCAGACTACCAAAGACACTTCGATCAGTCGAAGTTGATGGAAGCCTATGAGAAGACTCGATCCAAGAAAAAATCCAGAGCCAAGTCACCATAG
- a CDS encoding ArsJ-associated glyceraldehyde-3-phosphate dehydrogenase, with product MTTYALNGLGRMGKLALKPLLESGAKIAWINDAVGDPEMHAHLLEFDTVHGRWDAAFSHDADSVTINGTRLPFIGARAIADLPLDGVDVVIECTGVFKAEAKIAPYFEAGVKKVVVSAPVKDGNAANIVYGVNNETYDSAEHRIVTAASCTTNCLAPVVKVVHETFGIKHGSITTIHDVTNTQTIVDRPAKDLRRARSALNSLIPTTTGSATAITLIYPELKGRLNGHAVRVPLLNASLTDCVFELERAVTVDEVNAAFEAAANGPLKGILGFETRPLVSTDYTNDPRSSIIDAPSTMVINGTQLKIYAWYDNEWGYANRLVDVALMVGDSL from the coding sequence ATGACCACCTATGCACTGAATGGCCTCGGCCGGATGGGCAAGCTCGCCCTGAAGCCTCTCCTCGAAAGCGGCGCCAAGATCGCCTGGATCAATGACGCAGTCGGCGATCCGGAGATGCACGCGCATCTGCTGGAGTTCGACACGGTCCACGGACGCTGGGATGCCGCGTTCTCGCACGACGCGGACAGTGTCACGATCAATGGCACGCGCCTGCCGTTCATCGGCGCACGGGCGATTGCCGATCTGCCGCTTGACGGCGTCGATGTCGTGATCGAATGCACCGGCGTATTCAAGGCCGAGGCCAAGATCGCCCCCTACTTCGAGGCGGGCGTGAAGAAGGTTGTGGTTTCTGCCCCGGTTAAGGATGGCAATGCCGCGAACATCGTCTACGGCGTGAACAACGAAACTTACGATTCAGCCGAGCACCGCATCGTCACCGCGGCGTCCTGCACGACCAACTGCCTCGCGCCGGTGGTGAAGGTGGTTCACGAGACCTTCGGCATCAAGCACGGTTCGATCACCACAATCCATGACGTGACCAACACCCAGACCATCGTCGACCGACCGGCAAAGGACCTGCGTCGTGCGCGGTCTGCGCTGAACTCGCTGATCCCGACGACGACCGGCTCGGCCACCGCGATCACCTTGATTTACCCCGAACTGAAGGGCCGCCTGAACGGCCATGCCGTGCGCGTGCCGCTCCTCAATGCCTCGCTGACCGACTGCGTTTTCGAGCTGGAGCGTGCTGTCACGGTGGATGAGGTCAATGCCGCCTTCGAGGCTGCGGCCAATGGCCCGCTGAAAGGCATCCTCGGCTTTGAGACGCGCCCGCTTGTCTCGACTGATTACACCAACGATCCGCGTTCCTCGATCATCGACGCGCCGTCGACCATGGTGATCAATGGCACCCAACTGAAAATCTACGCCTGGTACGACAACGAATGGGGCTATGCCAACCGGTTGGTCGACGTCGCGCTGATGGTTGGGGACTCACTGTGA
- a CDS encoding helix-turn-helix domain-containing protein: protein MEKEIPDQLSTLGHPQRLAIFRLLMRRYPDRVPAGEIASTLGVKASTMSTYLSALTRDQLVEQQRAGTSLLYAINMTTVQRLFGYLFSDCCRGRPDICMPFSTGATPMSDRKYNVLFICVGNSARSIFAESLLRKAAGDRFNAFSAGTRPGTQLNPFAVQVLQDKGHDISVLRSKDVSEFSGANAPHFDFVFTVCDQAANEECPAWEGQPVTGHWGMPDPVKATGNDAQKALAFQEAYGALKHRIDLFTALNLETLSRIAIQQSVDDIGRTSPEALA, encoded by the coding sequence ATGGAAAAAGAGATTCCCGACCAACTGTCCACCCTCGGCCATCCGCAGCGACTGGCGATCTTCCGGTTGCTGATGCGCCGATACCCTGACCGTGTTCCGGCCGGGGAGATCGCCTCCACGCTTGGCGTCAAGGCGAGCACGATGTCCACCTATCTGTCCGCACTGACGCGGGACCAGCTGGTGGAACAACAACGGGCAGGCACGTCGCTTCTCTACGCGATCAACATGACCACGGTGCAACGGCTGTTCGGATACCTGTTCAGCGATTGCTGCCGTGGCCGTCCCGATATCTGCATGCCTTTCAGCACAGGAGCCACCCCCATGTCTGACCGCAAATACAACGTCCTCTTCATCTGCGTGGGCAACTCCGCGCGGTCCATCTTCGCCGAGTCTCTCCTGCGAAAGGCAGCTGGCGATCGGTTCAACGCTTTTTCAGCAGGGACCCGGCCCGGAACGCAACTCAACCCGTTTGCGGTGCAGGTCCTGCAGGACAAGGGGCACGATATCTCGGTTCTGCGCTCGAAAGATGTCTCCGAATTTTCAGGGGCGAACGCGCCGCATTTCGATTTCGTCTTCACGGTCTGTGATCAGGCGGCGAACGAGGAGTGTCCGGCCTGGGAAGGCCAACCTGTCACAGGACACTGGGGCATGCCCGATCCGGTCAAGGCGACAGGTAACGATGCTCAGAAGGCACTCGCCTTCCAGGAAGCCTATGGCGCACTCAAGCATCGCATCGACCTCTTTACCGCACTCAACCTCGAAACCCTGAGCCGTATCGCAATCCAGCAATCTGTCGATGACATCGGCCGTACCAGCCCCGAGGCTCTCGCATGA
- a CDS encoding DUF484 family protein: MTSTKRIEESLRESIISRPDMILDDKDLMQALISANERAMGGNIVDLRGIAMERLETRLDRLEDTHRSVIAAAYENLAGTNQIHRAVLRMLDPLEFEPFLRDLGGEVAQILRVDRIRLVLETAQDGNDTVVDRLGEVLTVAAPGFADRFVSEGRSAPVRPVTLRQVERGDPRIYGEDGSWIRSEACLKLDFGPGRLPGLLVLGSEDPHQFTPQQGTDLLAFFGGVFERAMRRWLG; this comes from the coding sequence ATGACCAGCACCAAGCGAATCGAGGAGTCCCTTCGCGAGTCGATCATCTCGCGTCCGGATATGATTCTGGATGACAAGGACCTGATGCAGGCGCTGATCTCGGCCAACGAGCGCGCCATGGGCGGCAATATCGTCGACCTGCGCGGCATCGCGATGGAGCGGCTGGAGACCCGGCTCGACCGGCTGGAGGATACGCACCGCTCGGTCATCGCCGCCGCCTACGAGAACCTCGCCGGGACCAACCAGATCCACCGCGCCGTGCTGCGCATGCTCGACCCGCTGGAGTTCGAGCCTTTCCTCCGGGATCTCGGCGGCGAGGTCGCGCAGATCCTGCGCGTCGACCGTATCCGCCTGGTGCTGGAGACCGCGCAGGACGGCAACGACACCGTAGTCGACCGCCTCGGCGAGGTGCTGACCGTCGCCGCACCGGGCTTTGCCGACCGCTTCGTGTCCGAGGGCCGCTCGGCTCCGGTTCGGCCGGTCACGCTGCGGCAGGTCGAACGCGGCGACCCCCGCATCTACGGCGAGGACGGCAGCTGGATCCGCTCCGAGGCCTGCCTGAAGCTGGACTTCGGCCCAGGCCGCCTGCCCGGCCTGCTGGTACTGGGCTCGGAAGACCCGCACCAGTTCACACCGCAGCAGGGCACCGACCTGCTGGCCTTCTTCGGCGGCGTCTTCGAGCGCGCCATGCGCCGCTGGCTTGGCTGA
- a CDS encoding hemerythrin domain-containing protein, giving the protein MTDDLDLLSREGLPEALRTLLADYPRAGWQAHANFAGLVEFWLDRHMMFRRLCELLRSDAEQAVDRRLDPQAMQGRLSRYGGMLVQQLHGHHQIEDMHYFPVLVKREARLERGFEILDRDHHALDGLLERFTRSANGLLQGKTEAGAFREEVLSFEGFLNRHLEDEEDLIVPVILRDGSGGLQ; this is encoded by the coding sequence ATGACCGACGATCTTGACCTCCTTAGCCGCGAGGGCCTTCCCGAGGCGCTGCGCACCCTTCTGGCCGACTACCCGCGCGCGGGCTGGCAGGCGCATGCGAATTTTGCCGGGCTGGTAGAGTTCTGGCTGGACCGGCACATGATGTTCCGCCGCCTCTGCGAACTGCTGCGCAGCGATGCCGAGCAGGCGGTGGACAGGCGTCTGGATCCGCAGGCCATGCAGGGGCGCCTGTCCCGCTATGGCGGGATGCTGGTGCAGCAACTGCATGGCCACCACCAGATCGAGGACATGCACTATTTTCCCGTTCTGGTGAAACGCGAGGCGAGGCTGGAACGCGGGTTCGAGATCCTCGATCGCGATCACCACGCGCTGGACGGGCTGCTGGAGCGTTTCACGCGTTCTGCCAACGGTCTCCTGCAAGGCAAGACCGAAGCCGGGGCCTTTCGCGAGGAAGTGCTGTCGTTCGAAGGTTTCCTGAACCGCCATCTGGAAGACGAGGAAGACCTGATCGTTCCGGTCATCCTGCGCGACGGTTCCGGGGGGCTGCAGTAG
- a CDS encoding RES family NAD+ phosphorylase, producing MTPLPPPLGSGEFRFWRLDQDRHAATWDSGEGAYRVGGRWNSKGVRAVYASVDPSTAIIEVAVHKTFKVLDTTAHTLTSAQIKDPSVIHVVHPDDVPNPNWLVPGSHGPGQQGFGDQLLRDHLFALLPSTVSRHSWNLIFDADRARGLFEDVQQERFALDPRLHGKS from the coding sequence GTGACGCCGCTCCCGCCGCCTCTTGGCAGCGGAGAGTTTCGCTTCTGGCGCTTGGATCAGGACCGACACGCCGCAACGTGGGACTCAGGAGAGGGAGCCTACCGCGTCGGAGGGCGCTGGAACTCAAAAGGTGTGCGGGCGGTCTACGCTTCAGTGGATCCTTCGACGGCCATCATTGAAGTCGCCGTCCACAAGACCTTCAAGGTGCTGGATACAACAGCTCACACACTTACATCGGCACAGATCAAAGACCCGTCGGTCATCCATGTGGTCCATCCCGATGATGTGCCCAATCCCAACTGGCTGGTGCCGGGCTCACATGGCCCGGGTCAGCAGGGGTTTGGCGACCAGCTCCTAAGGGATCACCTGTTCGCGCTCCTGCCGTCTACAGTCTCCCGACATAGCTGGAATTTGATTTTCGATGCGGATCGGGCAAGAGGGCTTTTCGAAGACGTCCAGCAAGAGCGTTTTGCTCTTGATCCAAGGCTCCATGGGAAATCATAG
- the parS gene encoding type II RES/Xre toxin-antitoxin system antitoxin, with protein MSKSVRTALDAHDLIVAGIPSKSLLHLVEGVRFLSAGDTLNKAIGISIRTLQRRKSDTTGKVLSIEQSSRAWRFAEIIAKATDIMGTQEAAEAWFLEPAIGLNNRRPIDLLASSAGAGVIEDYLTRLEYGVYT; from the coding sequence ATGAGCAAATCAGTCCGCACTGCGCTGGACGCACATGATCTGATTGTCGCAGGCATCCCGTCGAAGTCTCTGCTGCACCTTGTCGAAGGTGTGCGCTTTCTTTCCGCAGGGGACACCCTCAATAAGGCTATCGGGATTAGCATTCGTACGCTGCAGCGTCGCAAGTCCGATACAACCGGCAAGGTCCTTTCAATCGAGCAAAGCAGTCGAGCCTGGCGTTTTGCTGAAATCATCGCGAAGGCGACGGACATTATGGGAACCCAGGAGGCTGCCGAGGCCTGGTTCCTTGAGCCTGCAATTGGACTGAACAACCGCCGCCCGATCGACCTCCTAGCCTCCTCCGCCGGTGCCGGAGTCATCGAGGACTACCTGACCCGCCTGGAATACGGGGTCTACACGTGA
- a CDS encoding tyrosine recombinase XerC translates to MTLTISPAARDALSGWLDAQKALKNASANTLEAYRADAVDFVAFLTAHHAEPQGLAPLARVTTPDMRAWMAHLRREGLAARSVARKLSAVKSFYRWLAQREGFEPTAVLSVRAPKFQKKLPRPLTEDAARAMIDTVGMQSQTTWQSARDIAVVTLLYGCGLRISEALGLIGRDLPLGESLRILGKGRKERIVPVLPVARRAVESYLALCPYPVEPETAVFRGARGGALNPRLIAKATEKARMQLGLPATATPHAMRHSFATHLLGAGGDLRAIQELLGHASLSTTQAYTAVDEVHLMKVYEATHPKA, encoded by the coding sequence ATGACCCTGACGATTTCCCCCGCCGCCCGTGACGCTCTGTCCGGCTGGCTCGACGCCCAGAAGGCGCTAAAGAACGCATCCGCCAACACGCTGGAGGCCTATCGCGCAGATGCGGTGGACTTCGTCGCCTTCCTGACCGCCCATCACGCCGAACCGCAGGGGTTGGCGCCGCTGGCGCGCGTCACCACCCCGGACATGCGGGCCTGGATGGCGCATCTGCGCCGCGAGGGGCTGGCCGCCCGGTCGGTCGCGCGCAAGCTGTCGGCGGTGAAAAGCTTCTACCGCTGGCTGGCGCAGCGCGAGGGATTCGAGCCGACGGCGGTGCTGTCCGTCCGGGCGCCGAAGTTCCAGAAGAAACTGCCCCGCCCGCTGACCGAAGACGCGGCCCGCGCGATGATCGACACGGTGGGAATGCAGTCGCAGACGACATGGCAAAGCGCGCGGGACATTGCGGTGGTGACGCTGCTGTACGGCTGCGGGCTGCGGATCTCCGAGGCGCTGGGGCTGATCGGGCGCGACCTGCCGCTGGGCGAGTCGCTGCGCATCCTCGGCAAGGGCCGCAAAGAGCGCATCGTGCCGGTCCTGCCCGTGGCTCGGCGCGCGGTGGAGAGCTACCTGGCGCTCTGCCCCTACCCGGTCGAACCCGAAACGGCGGTGTTTCGCGGTGCGCGGGGCGGGGCGCTGAACCCGCGCCTGATCGCCAAGGCGACAGAGAAGGCTCGGATGCAGCTTGGCCTGCCCGCCACGGCCACGCCCCACGCCATGCGCCACAGCTTTGCCACGCACCTGCTGGGCGCGGGCGGCGACCTGCGCGCGATACAGGAATTGCTGGGCCATGCCTCGCTGTCCACGACGCAGGCCTATACGGCGGTCGACGAGGTCCACCTGATGAAGGTCTACGAGGCGACGCACCCCAAAGCGTGA